CCCGGTTCAGCCGAAACCTTGCGAACGAGACCTGCAGATTCAGAAAAGATATCAGCCTCTCTGAGGGCCTCAACGGTACCGACCGTACTGAAACTGTCCTGGACTGCCGCTTTGGTGATGAGGGCAACCGAAACAGGAATACGTTCATCCGCTCTTTTTGCTGCTCCTTTTGATGGTTCGCGATGCTGAGAGTACCAGAAAAGTGCCAGAAAAAGAGTGGCAAGGAGAACGACTGCAGCGAGTTTGTGCTGTTTCAGCATACCGGCTATCGTTATCGGGTTTTTCATGGATAAATATTCATCGGATAATCAAGGACAACATGCACGATAAAAAAAAGCGAACCGAAGCACGCTTTTTTTTATCGCTGAAAAGAGAGGCATTTCAGCAGAAATGGCTCGCAATGGAACAGGAGATATCCGCAGATGTCTTGACATGTTCAACAATGGAAAGGATACCGGTCAGATTCGTAATATTCTGGTCGTTAACCGATGCTTTGATTTTTGCGACAGCCGCATCGTAAAGAGTCTGAATCTCCTGCATCATCATCAGGGTTTCGCTGGCATGTTTTGAGTTGCTGCTGACATAGGCCTCAACTGCTTTCTTGATCATTTCAGCCGTAATATCACCCATCGGTTTGAGTCCATACTCATCCTTGTGCAGCTCCTGAACATTGGCAAACTCCACATAACCGGTTTTGTCGGCAATATTGAGTGCGAGCTGGGCCAGTTTTTCAAGCTCCCGAAGGATCATCCGGGCATAGTTGACCGCCTTGAGATCTTCTGCACCAAGATTCTGGAATGAAGCATAAGCCAGCGTCAGGTATTCAACCTCGAACTTCCCTTTCCGGATATAGGCTTCATCAAACTTGAATGCTGAAGCAGCAAGCTCGATATTTGCTTTTGTTGATGCCCGTATACTGAGCATCAGGTTGTTTTCGACATTTGAAGAGAGTTTGGTCAGCTTCTGCTTGAGTGATTCAAGCTGCACATGAACCGTCCCCTGCGGTTTCATGGAAAGAGCAAACTTCAGAGGATCAATCTGGATGGTAAAAGCTTTCGGGGTTTCTGCTGTTTTCGGTGAATCGCCGAAAAATTTGCCTAACAGGTTCGCCATAGGGTTCAAACACCATGCTTATGTTTAAAAAATACAAGGTGTCGTTAATTTAGCAGACCTGCAAGATTAAATGCAAGAAAAAAAACTAAAACCCGCGGTATCTCATCATCGGCACCTCGCCTCCTGATCTCTTTGTGAGCCACAGAAGTGACTTTTAATAAAATCCTCCCCTGTGGCGAACAATTTCACCCGTCACCAAAAATATCACCTCATTGGCTATGCGACTTGCATGGTCTGCCATGCGTTCGATATACCTTGATATGCTTAACGCCGCTATGAGCTGGTCAACATCAGAGTCTGGCCCTTTCATCAAGGCAATCACTTTTTTAAAGACGGAGCGATGCATCACATCGACCTCTTCATCAAGAGCGCACACATGGCCTGCAAGTATACGGTCTTTGGAGACAAAAGCTTCAATTGAATTTTTAACCATCTCGCCGGCGCGCATACCCATCTGCTCAAATTTAAATAATTCGAGCATCTCCGGACTGATTTCCGGCATCCGTTCAATAATATGAACTGCGAGGTCACCGATACGCTCAAGATCATCGTTGATTTTAATAATGGTAACAATGGTGCGAAGGTCTCTTGCTACCGGCTGCTGCAAGGCAAGAAATGCAAGACAGCGCTCCTCAAGGTTGACCTCGGCCAAATCAATTTCATCATCTACCATCCTGATCTTGCGCGCACCCTGTTCGTCCTGATATTTTACAGCATGCAGGGCATCAAGCAAATTCCCCACTACTTTATCGGAGAGTTGAACAAGAACCTGGGAGAGTTCTTTGATAAGCTCATGGACCGGACGTTCTGACATGATCGTGTAATGGTTTCGTTAGCTGAATCTTCCGGTTATATAGTCTTCTGTCATCGAATCTTTCGGATTGGTAAAGAGCTGCGCGGTCGAAGCATGTTCAACAAGAACACCCTCATAGAAAAACATGGTGGAATCCGAAACCCGCGAGGCCTGCTGCATGTTGTGCGTGACGATCATGATGGTATAACTGCCGCGTAACTCCTGAATAAGATCCTCGATTTTGGCTGTGGCTTTGGGATCAAGAGCCGAGGTCGGCTCGTCAAGCAAAAGCACCTCCGGCTCAACAGCAAGCGTACGGGCAACACAGAGTCTCTGCTGCTGGCCGCCGCTCAGACCAAGTGCATTTTTGTCGAGACGGTCACAGACCTCATCCCAGATCGCCGCTTTTCTCAGGCTGCGCTCGACAATTTCCATCAGTTTTTTTTTGTCGGTCACACCATGCAGACGAGGGCCATAGGCGATGTTGTCAAAAATAGACTTGGGAAAGGGGTTTGGTTTCTGAAACACCATACCGACCTTCTTGCGAAGCAAAACCTCGTCGGTGAATTTTCCATATATTTCTTCACCATCAAAAAGCAAGGCTCCGGTTGTGTGGCAACTCGGTATAAGATCGTTCATCCGGTTTATGGCGCGTAAAAATGTACTCTTGCCGCAACCGCTCGGGCCGATGATTGCGGTAACATATTTCGACATAATATCGGCGCTGACCTTCTTTACGGCCTCGAACTCACTGTAATAAATGGAAAATTCCTTGGCCGAGATATGAATAGTATCTTCCCCGGATATTTTTTTTCGTTCCGGGGGAAGATAGATTTCTCGTGTTGCCTTCTGCAGCGGCAAACTCCCGGAAGTCTCTTTGGCATCAACTGTCATGAGCATTGATATTTTGTTTAGCCTTTTAATTTTTTGGAAATACGAGCCCGAAGCACAATTGCCGACAAGTTCAGTAACAGAACAATACTGACCAGCGCAAGCACCATTCCGTACTGCACGTGCCGTATCTGACTGGCAGCCTCATGTTCACTGGCAAGATTATAAATGTTCCAGGAGAGTGCGGGGGTTGGAGAAGATAACACATCTGCAAGCCCTATAGCCGAACCAACACTGACGGCTGCGGTAAAGATAATCGGAGCTGTCTCACCAGCAGCCCTGCCGAGGCTGATAACACCTCCGGTCAGAATGCCGGGAAGTGCGGCAGGCAGAATAACCGTCGCAATGGTATTCCATTTTGTAGAGCCGAGGCTGAGCGATGCCTCCCTGTAGGTTTTGGGTACGGCGAGGATTGCCTCTTCGGCTGCACGGATAATGGTAGGCAGAATCATGATTGCCAACGTCAACGCACCGGCGAGCACACTTTTTGATTCAGAAACCTTCATCGTGTTGATGAAAAAAGCGAGACCAAACATACCAAAAACAATACTTGGCACACCGGCAAGGGTGCTGTTGGCGCTGCGCAGCATACTGTTTAAAAAACCGGGCTTGGCATATTCAGTAAAATAGACTGCCGCAATAACACCAAGGGGAAAGGCAAAAAGCATGGCTCCAATAGCGAGAAAAAAAGTACCCTGAATTTCCGGCCAGATACCTCCGAAAAAATGCGAGTCAACAGAGCTATCGGTGATAAATCCCCAATACACGGTAAACTCGGGAAGGAGGATCTTCTCAAGATTCTCCTTTACATAAGGAAACAGTTTGACGAGAGAGGTACCCTCAAAGCCAATGGCACGGCTTACAAAGTACTCCTTGGACATAACATTGGGGTTGGAGTTGTCCCATTTCGATTCATAGAGGAGATCATGCAGCTTCTCCTCCGCCTTTTCCCATCGGGTCTGACCATACTTGAACCTTGTCAGCATAGGTGCAGAATCTCCCGGAAGAGGTCCAAGCAGGGCTTGAAGGGCTGTTCTGACCTGAGCATATTTCCCCGTGTATTCCCTCTTTTTTTCAGGCTCCATCGTCTCAAGTTCAGTCTCAAACACAGCGAGCATATCGTAGACCTTTGCACGATAACGCTCCGAGGAGGCAACCTCACTGGAAAGGCTCTGATTATCTCCCCGACTGAACTCATTGTGCAGCATTTTGCGATGTTCAACCGTACCGGTAAAAAATACCGCGCCGATACCGTTAGTAACAATCGGCACAACAACAATCATCAAAGCCATCGCCATAACAATGATAGAGCCGAAACCAACAGCGGTGAACGAACGATCAAGTATTTTCCTGGTTCCGATATTCATGACAACAGGGTTAAATGAAAAAATAGAGAGAACTCAATTTCAAGCACAAAAATCAGTGGCCAGAAAGAATTTTACGCTGGCGAACAACAATTCTCTCGCTGACAAGGTTACTGACAAAACTGATGACAAGTAAAAGCAAACCCATTGCGAATAACACATGAAAACGGGCCGATCCGGTCACCTGGTCAGCTTCGCCCATATCTCCGGCAATGGTTGCTGTGAGTGTCCTGATTGCTTCGAGATAGTTGAACCAGGGCTCGGGAATGTGAGAAGAGTTGCCCGAAGCCATCCAGACCACCATTGTTTCACCGAGTGCACGCATAACACCAAGAATGACCGCAGCAAGAATACCACTGCTGGCAGCAGGAAGAACCGTTTTTATGATGGTTTCAGCTCTGGTGGCGCCAAGAGCATAACTGCCTTCACGAAGTTCGCGCCCGACAGCCTGAAGAGCATCTTCAGAGACGCTGACAATAGTCGGCAACGCCATAAAGCTGAGAATGATAGAGACATTCAGCGCATTGGTACCAGTCAGAATCTGAATCCCGTACAGGATGGTGCCAACCTTGAACAAGAGGAGAACCGAGAGTGTACCAAAAAGGATCAGAAAAAGGATCTGCAGTTGCTGACGACGTCTCTGCTCCTTGATCTTCGTGGTCAAAAGATCGGAAATAACGATAACAGCAAGCAGCATAAAGGGTGAAACGAGTATCCACCACGCCCACATCAGCATGGGTCCCCCATTATTTTGCAGGAGAGGGGCGAAAACGACAAGAGCAAAAAATCCGAAAGCAACAGAGGGGATGGCTGCAAGCATTTCAATGATCGGCTTGGCATATTGGCGGATCGAAAAAGGTAAAATATCACTCAGGCATATTGCCGCTGCCACACCCATCGGTACGGCAATCAAGGCAGAACCGAGTGTCACCATCAAACTGCCATAGATAATGGCCAAAGCGCCAAACTCAGCAGGTTCGCTTGCCGGATACCAGTTTGAACTGGTAAAAAACTCACTGAACCCCCTGATCTGGAAAAAGGGAACAGCATCACGTGCTACAAAATAAAAAATGAACAGGACGATAACGGCCACAAAAGAGGCAACAGCGAAAAGCATACCCTCCCCCACTGTTTTTGCAACCTTCTGCATGGTGCGTTTACGGGCACTCAAGACAAATGCATTCGTCCGATTGCGCTCCCCTAAACTCTCTTCAGCCATAACTTTAAATGTTATTTTTTACAACAGCTACCGGATACCCGACCTCTTTACTCTCCCGGTGATTTATCGATGTGCCTAATCTATGAGCTTTCCGCACAGAATACAATGACGATTCTGTTACAAGTATGAAAACATTGACAGAAAAGTTCAAAAACAAAAAAGCCGGATTACTGGTTAACCGGCTTTATGCAAAAAAGTACTGTCGAGATAAAAAACGATCTCAGCGAGTGATAAAACCAAGCTCCGTGATCATCCTTTTTCCATCCGCTGTTTTCGGCAGCTCAATAAACTGTTTGACCGACCCCGCAGGCTGGCCATTCGTATAGAAGAAGAGAGGCCTTGTTACCGGATAGGTACCATTTTTCACCATTGATAACGTGGGAAGAACCCCGTTGACTGCAACAACTTTTACCGAACGATCCACGAAACCAAGACCAACAAAGCCTATGGCTGAAAGGGTCGTGCTTACCCTGCTCTTTACCGAACCATTACTGGACTGGGTTTCAGCACTCCCTGTTATCTGTACCCCTTTTCCGGAAACCAGCTCTTTGAAGGATTCCTGGGTACCACTGTTGGATTCACGCTGGATAACAACAATGCGTGCGTTGGGGCCTCCAACCTCTCTCCAGTTGGTAATGGTTCCACGATAGATATTGCTGATCTGGGCTTTCGAAAGTGAACGAACCGGATTTGCCGGATGAACAATCATGGCAAGACCGTCAAGTGCAACAACATGAGCAACAGGATTGACCCCTTTTGTCCTCGCCGCTGCTATTTCAGCCGCTTTCATGGCACGAGACATGGCTGCAATGGTACAGGAACCATTGATCAGGCTTTTGGCGCCATTGCCACTGCCCGACTCGCTCACGGTAACACGAACTCCATATTTTTTAGTGAAATATGAAGCAAAAGTCTTTGCAAGAGGGCCGACGGTTGTTGAACCGTCAAGGACAATGGAGTTGCTGGCAGCAGTTGCTGTCGTAGTGGCGGTAACTGCAAGTAAAACAACAAACAGCAGAAATTTAGGTATCATGGTTTCATCCTGGTTCATTTAAAAGTTATAGGCAAGATACGCACCTGCAAGGTAACTTTGAAATTTCTTCTAAGCTTGTATCAGCAGTTGATTGCTCCCCAACGTGTTACATACGCAGTTTTATGTTGGCTTCTATAGATTAAATTTGTTAACTTGGTGCAGAGTTCAGCGATTTTTGTTAAAATGCATAAATGCTGTAACAAAAACATTTTGACCTGTATATTCTTCTTCATAACCCCAAAATAGTAACTGCTATGGCAAACGAAACGAATGAATTGTCAAACGCCCTCAACAACCTTCTGGATACGGCAAGCAAACTCGTCCAGCAGTCGGCTGACCTCCTGGGCAGCGGAGTTAAAGTTGTTGTAGGGATTGTAGAGCCTCTGGGAAAAACAGCGATTGATCTTGTTGGCAGTGCAGCAAACACTGCTGGTCAGGTGTTGCAGAATGTAACATCAGCGATTGCTCCTAAAAAGTAGGCTGCTCTTTTTATTTTCAGAAAGCACCTTGTGCCAGTTTTGCATGAGGTGCTTTTTTTTATTGCACGACAACCACCTGTGGCTTACCGAAACCAATGCAAAACCAGATAATTACCCTATGACCTTCAAAGCAGTTATTTTCGACCTTGACGGCACCTTGCTCAACACCCTGCAGGATATTGTCAACACCCTCAATACGGTGCTTGCCCAGCACGATTACCCCATACATACCCTGGATGAGTGCCGCTTTCTTGTTGGGCACGGTATGAGAGAGCTGGTCAAAAAAGCGCTCCCCGAAGAGGCCGGAACCGAGGAGATAATTGATCTGATGCTCAAGGATCTGATGATGCACTATGCCGACAACTGGAACCGTTACTCACGCCCCTATCCCGGTATCAGCACCCTGCTCGACAAGCTTACCGAACGGGGAATAAAAAAGGCCATCCTTTCAAACAAAGCCAATCACTTCACCCGTCTTTGCGCAGAGGAGCTGCTGAAAGAGTGGAATTTCGATGTTGTGATGGGCCATCACAGCGGCATAGCACACAAACCTGACCCCGAAGGGGCCCTGCTTGTTGCCCGGATGCTCAACGAAGAGCCCGGCTCAATTCTCTATGTCGGTGACAGCGGCATTGACATGCTCACCGCTACAAGGGCCGGTATGTACCCCCTCGGCGTCCTCTGGGGATTCAGACCGGAAAGCGAGCTTTTGGAGTTTGGGGCAAAAACAGTGGTGCAGCACCCCGAGGAGATTATCACATTGCTTGAAGAAATCCTGTAAGTAACAGGTATCCAGTCAGACCTCTCTGATGTTTATGCCAACGCAGCTCCCGGTCAAAGCGTTTTTCTCCCATATTCATCATAATCGGACAACAAGGGAGCCCGAACGAACGTTCGCAGCAATGTGCCCAGGCTCCCTTCTTGCCTCAAATCAAAAAATCAGCCATGCGAGGATTCCAAGCGCACCAACTCCAGCCAAAACTGTGCCTGTGCTTGTACCACCATTGTTGTCAGCAAAGGGATCTGCGCCGGTTGTAAAGTCGTAAGCCGTGCCTCCTGCGTAGTGATTGCCTGAATTGTCATAAATGGAACCTTCTCCAAAGGTGACATAATATTGCGTTTGATATTTCAGATCTGCCGTCGGATTGATCGTCAACATCGTGCCTGAAATTGTCAGATTGGCACTTGTCGCCGCATTATAGCTTTCCACAACTGCTCCACCTGGTGAGCCACTGTGGATTTCTATCGTGCCACTTCCCTTCTGAATTGCTTCGCTGAAAATAAGCTCAATGTTGCTGCCAATGGCAACTCCTGCTGCACCATCCACAGGAGTGAACGTCACGACCGCAGGCGCCGTAGTATCCGTCACGGTCAGGGTGAACATATCGCTTGCTGTAGCTCCACTTTCATCGGTGGCCGTCACCTTCACCTCAATAGAACCGACATTGGAGTGAGTTGGTGTGCCACTGAAGGTCATCGCCACCGGATACGGGGTATCACCACCCTGTTCAGGATCGTAGCCGATCAGCGGATCGTACGTTGCCGAATCGTAGCTGGCAACACCGTTCAGGGCGGCGTAGGTGTTGTACGAACTGACGTCCCAGGTGGTCGCGTAGCCCGTCCAGCCATCTTCCAGTGTTCCCCAGTCATCCCACGACAGGCCAAAGTCTTCGCCGTACAGGTAGCGGCTCGCTGCGATTTCGTGCTCCACATTCATACCGTCGCCGATCATCAGGATGATGTGCTCGGCTCCCGCGTTCTCGGCAGCGTTCATCATCGCCGTGTAGATCTGCGTATTGTCGATGATCTCTGTGCCATCGTAAATCTGGCCCGCAAGCTCGCCGAAGTACGTCGCTCCCGCGCCACGCGCCGTGACCGTCACCAGTTCGTTGGTGTGGCCACCCGATGCGTAGGTCACGTCTGTACCCACTACACCAAGATTGCCGACGCCCAGCACGCTCTCGTTGCGCATGTAGCTGTTCGAGTGGTCGCTGGTTACAATCACGAGTGTGTTCGACCAGTCGATGCCATTGGAGCCCAGATCAACAAAGCTTTCCACTTCCGTCACCGCCAGATCAAGGTCATAGACGCCGCCAATCATGGCTTCGTAGTCATTGGCGTGGTTGCTCCAGTCGATGTCGCCCTGCTCGAACATCACGAAGAAGCCGTCGGCATCCTGGTTCAGCACACTCAGCGCCGCGTTGGCCATTTCAGCCATCGTCGGGTCTTCGTCAATCGCCGGAGTGCCGTCGCCCGTGCTGCGCGTAATGCTTACCGTGCCCGGCGTATCCTCGACATTGTAATACTCGAAGTTGCCGCCTGAGGTACCGAACAGGCCAAAGAGCCTCTCGCCGGATGAAAGATCAACGGTTGCTGCTTCTGCCGCCAGCGCGTCGCCGCCGTCAACTCCCGCTTTGCGCTCCACGAACTCCACCTTTTCGGTGTAAGGTTTCACCGTGCCATTGTGAAAGGCATCGTACTCGTCGTTGAAGCCGTTGTTGTCTGCATCCGAGTCGGTATCTGTCGGCGTCTTCGACACCCCCGCCTTTGCGAAATAACTGTCCAGGCCTGCTCCAATAACCACTTCCGGTTTCGTCTCCGTCAGTATCTCATGCGAAATAGCCCAGGTATTGCCACGATTCACATTGTGACTTACCACCCCTGCTGGCGTGGCATGTGAGAACTCCACCGTGCTGGCTACACCAATGGCGAAGCCGTAGTCCGCACGAAACGTTTCGGCGATAGTCGTCAACGCTCCGCCCACAGGATCCCCCGTCGTCCACGAGAGGTTGCCCGCGTCGGTCTTCTCGCCTGTCACCATCGCGGTAATTGCCGAAGCTGAGTCAGTCGAACGTTTTTCTGAACCGCCTGTCAGGAAGTACGCTTCCATCGTCTCCTTAT
The DNA window shown above is from Pelodictyon phaeoclathratiforme BU-1 and carries:
- a CDS encoding PstC family ABC transporter permease, with the translated sequence MAEESLGERNRTNAFVLSARKRTMQKVAKTVGEGMLFAVASFVAVIVLFIFYFVARDAVPFFQIRGFSEFFTSSNWYPASEPAEFGALAIIYGSLMVTLGSALIAVPMGVAAAICLSDILPFSIRQYAKPIIEMLAAIPSVAFGFFALVVFAPLLQNNGGPMLMWAWWILVSPFMLLAVIVISDLLTTKIKEQRRRQQLQILFLILFGTLSVLLLFKVGTILYGIQILTGTNALNVSIILSFMALPTIVSVSEDALQAVGRELREGSYALGATRAETIIKTVLPAASSGILAAVILGVMRALGETMVVWMASGNSSHIPEPWFNYLEAIRTLTATIAGDMGEADQVTGSARFHVLFAMGLLLLVISFVSNLVSERIVVRQRKILSGH
- a CDS encoding PhoU domain-containing protein, which encodes MANLLGKFFGDSPKTAETPKAFTIQIDPLKFALSMKPQGTVHVQLESLKQKLTKLSSNVENNLMLSIRASTKANIELAASAFKFDEAYIRKGKFEVEYLTLAYASFQNLGAEDLKAVNYARMILRELEKLAQLALNIADKTGYVEFANVQELHKDEYGLKPMGDITAEMIKKAVEAYVSSNSKHASETLMMMQEIQTLYDAAVAKIKASVNDQNITNLTGILSIVEHVKTSADISCSIASHFC
- the phoU gene encoding phosphate signaling complex protein PhoU, yielding MSERPVHELIKELSQVLVQLSDKVVGNLLDALHAVKYQDEQGARKIRMVDDEIDLAEVNLEERCLAFLALQQPVARDLRTIVTIIKINDDLERIGDLAVHIIERMPEISPEMLELFKFEQMGMRAGEMVKNSIEAFVSKDRILAGHVCALDEEVDVMHRSVFKKVIALMKGPDSDVDQLIAALSISRYIERMADHASRIANEVIFLVTGEIVRHRGGFY
- the pstB gene encoding phosphate ABC transporter ATP-binding protein PstB, coding for MLMTVDAKETSGSLPLQKATREIYLPPERKKISGEDTIHISAKEFSIYYSEFEAVKKVSADIMSKYVTAIIGPSGCGKSTFLRAINRMNDLIPSCHTTGALLFDGEEIYGKFTDEVLLRKKVGMVFQKPNPFPKSIFDNIAYGPRLHGVTDKKKLMEIVERSLRKAAIWDEVCDRLDKNALGLSGGQQQRLCVARTLAVEPEVLLLDEPTSALDPKATAKIEDLIQELRGSYTIMIVTHNMQQASRVSDSTMFFYEGVLVEHASTAQLFTNPKDSMTEDYITGRFS
- the pstA gene encoding phosphate ABC transporter permease PstA; protein product: MNIGTRKILDRSFTAVGFGSIIVMAMALMIVVVPIVTNGIGAVFFTGTVEHRKMLHNEFSRGDNQSLSSEVASSERYRAKVYDMLAVFETELETMEPEKKREYTGKYAQVRTALQALLGPLPGDSAPMLTRFKYGQTRWEKAEEKLHDLLYESKWDNSNPNVMSKEYFVSRAIGFEGTSLVKLFPYVKENLEKILLPEFTVYWGFITDSSVDSHFFGGIWPEIQGTFFLAIGAMLFAFPLGVIAAVYFTEYAKPGFLNSMLRSANSTLAGVPSIVFGMFGLAFFINTMKVSESKSVLAGALTLAIMILPTIIRAAEEAILAVPKTYREASLSLGSTKWNTIATVILPAALPGILTGGVISLGRAAGETAPIIFTAAVSVGSAIGLADVLSSPTPALSWNIYNLASEHEAASQIRHVQYGMVLALVSIVLLLNLSAIVLRARISKKLKG
- a CDS encoding phosphate ABC transporter substrate-binding protein, with the protein product MIPKFLLFVVLLAVTATTTATAASNSIVLDGSTTVGPLAKTFASYFTKKYGVRVTVSESGSGNGAKSLINGSCTIAAMSRAMKAAEIAAARTKGVNPVAHVVALDGLAMIVHPANPVRSLSKAQISNIYRGTITNWREVGGPNARIVVIQRESNSGTQESFKELVSGKGVQITGSAETQSSNGSVKSRVSTTLSAIGFVGLGFVDRSVKVVAVNGVLPTLSMVKNGTYPVTRPLFFYTNGQPAGSVKQFIELPKTADGKRMITELGFITR
- a CDS encoding HAD family hydrolase translates to MTFKAVIFDLDGTLLNTLQDIVNTLNTVLAQHDYPIHTLDECRFLVGHGMRELVKKALPEEAGTEEIIDLMLKDLMMHYADNWNRYSRPYPGISTLLDKLTERGIKKAILSNKANHFTRLCAEELLKEWNFDVVMGHHSGIAHKPDPEGALLVARMLNEEPGSILYVGDSGIDMLTATRAGMYPLGVLWGFRPESELLEFGAKTVVQHPEEIITLLEEIL